A window from Pseudomonas sp. Tri1 encodes these proteins:
- a CDS encoding acetyl/propionyl/methylcrotonyl-CoA carboxylase subunit alpha, which produces MPTFSKILIANRGEIACRIQRTAQALGYRTVAVFSAADADALHVRMADEAVLIGPAAVQQSYLNLSAILDAARRSGADAIHPGYGFLSENAVFAKACAEAGLVFIGPSPEAIDLMGSKRRSKIAMIKAGVPCIAGYQGAAQDDDTLRREAARIGYPLMIKASAGGGGRGMRLVSRAEDLPEQLRTARSEALHGFGNDELILEQALINPRHVEVQIFGDHHGQLIHLGERDCSIQRRHQKIIEEAPCPIMTAELRQAMGDMALKAARTVSYVGAGTVEFLLTPDGRFYFLEMNTRLQVEHPVTELVTGLDLVAWQLEVAAGLPLPLRQEHLVLNGHAMEVRLCAEDPATDFLPQTGRLIGWQPSPRDGVRIDHGLLEGQAITPFYDPLLGKLIAHGATREEARRKLLRAVEDCVLLGVQSNQRLLAGLLAHPRFIDADFDNGFIGQHFAGHAALQPHEPSTEQLAIATALFYQASHARHASGLAGWRNNAGTALHYRIGAGERNWTLTLAAEIDGTLNIRSTEGLIELKLLDMDRCGATLMINGLRQRHTWRLDGNDLWLFTRPGCLHLQDRTQAASIPTASTSDGTLKAPMDGVIVELLASEGSPVRQGQLLIVLEAMKMEHPLKAGIDGVVRQLQVKPGDQVKNRQVLLRVETGH; this is translated from the coding sequence ATGCCCACCTTCAGCAAAATCCTCATCGCCAACCGCGGCGAAATCGCCTGCCGGATCCAGCGCACCGCCCAGGCCCTGGGTTATCGCACGGTGGCGGTATTCAGCGCGGCCGATGCCGACGCGCTGCATGTGCGCATGGCCGACGAAGCCGTGTTGATCGGCCCGGCGGCGGTGCAGCAGTCCTACCTCAACCTGTCGGCCATTCTCGATGCGGCCCGGCGCAGCGGCGCTGATGCCATCCACCCCGGCTACGGCTTCCTGTCGGAAAACGCCGTTTTCGCCAAGGCCTGCGCCGAAGCCGGTCTGGTGTTCATCGGGCCAAGCCCCGAGGCCATTGACCTGATGGGCAGCAAGCGTCGCTCGAAAATCGCCATGATCAAAGCCGGCGTCCCCTGCATCGCCGGTTACCAAGGTGCCGCCCAGGACGATGACACCCTGCGCCGCGAAGCCGCGCGCATCGGCTACCCGCTGATGATCAAGGCCAGCGCCGGCGGCGGGGGCCGTGGCATGCGTCTGGTATCGCGGGCCGAGGATCTGCCGGAACAGTTGCGCACCGCGCGCTCCGAAGCATTGCACGGCTTCGGCAACGACGAACTGATTCTCGAACAGGCCTTGATCAATCCGCGGCACGTGGAGGTACAGATTTTCGGCGACCACCATGGCCAGCTCATCCATCTGGGCGAGCGCGACTGCTCGATCCAGCGGCGCCACCAGAAAATCATCGAGGAAGCGCCCTGCCCAATCATGACCGCCGAGCTGCGCCAGGCCATGGGTGACATGGCGCTCAAGGCAGCCCGCACGGTCAGTTACGTCGGTGCCGGGACCGTGGAGTTTCTGCTCACCCCGGACGGCCGGTTTTATTTCCTCGAGATGAACACGCGCCTGCAGGTCGAACACCCGGTGACCGAACTCGTCACCGGCCTGGACCTGGTGGCCTGGCAACTGGAGGTCGCCGCCGGCCTGCCATTACCCCTGCGCCAGGAGCACCTCGTGCTCAACGGCCATGCCATGGAAGTACGGCTTTGTGCAGAAGACCCGGCCACGGACTTCCTGCCTCAGACCGGGCGGCTGATCGGCTGGCAACCGTCCCCCCGCGACGGCGTGCGAATCGACCATGGCTTGCTGGAAGGCCAGGCCATTACGCCGTTCTACGACCCACTGCTGGGTAAACTCATCGCCCATGGTGCCACCCGCGAAGAGGCCCGACGCAAACTGCTGCGAGCAGTGGAGGATTGCGTGCTGCTCGGCGTCCAGAGCAATCAGCGTTTGCTGGCGGGGTTGCTGGCGCATCCGCGGTTCATTGATGCTGATTTCGACAACGGGTTCATCGGCCAGCATTTTGCCGGTCATGCGGCCCTTCAACCCCACGAGCCCTCGACCGAACAGCTCGCTATTGCCACGGCCCTGTTTTATCAGGCCTCGCACGCACGACATGCCTCCGGTCTGGCCGGATGGCGCAACAATGCCGGCACGGCACTGCACTATCGGATCGGCGCGGGGGAACGGAATTGGACGCTGACCCTGGCTGCCGAAATCGACGGGACGCTAAACATTCGCAGCACCGAGGGTTTGATCGAACTGAAGCTGCTCGACATGGATCGATGTGGTGCCACGCTGATGATCAACGGCCTTCGCCAACGCCATACCTGGCGCCTCGACGGCAACGACCTATGGCTGTTCACTCGCCCCGGCTGCCTGCACCTGCAAGACCGGACCCAGGCCGCCAGCATCCCCACGGCCAGTACCAGTGATGGCACGCTCAAGGCGCCCATGGACGGCGTCATTGTCGAGCTGCTGGCCAGCGAAGGCAGTCCGGTACGCCAGGGCCAACTGCTGATAGTGCTGGAGGCGATGAAAATGGAGCACCCACTCAAGGCAGGCATCGACGGGGTCGTCAGGCAATTACAGGTCAAGCCAGGCGACCAGGTGAAAAACCGCCAGGTTTTGTTGCGGGTCGAAACAGGGCACTAG
- a CDS encoding pyrimidine/purine nucleoside phosphorylase: protein MFKVNEYFDGTVKSIAFGTAEGPATIGVMAPGEYEFGTAQREIMHVVSGALTVKLPDSTDWETFQAGSQFNVPANSKFQLKVAVDTAYLCEYRG, encoded by the coding sequence ATGTTTAAAGTCAACGAGTACTTCGACGGCACCGTCAAGTCGATCGCTTTTGGCACCGCCGAAGGCCCTGCGACCATCGGCGTCATGGCCCCGGGCGAATACGAATTCGGTACGGCCCAGCGGGAAATCATGCACGTCGTCTCCGGCGCCCTGACCGTGAAACTGCCTGACAGCACTGATTGGGAAACCTTCCAGGCTGGCAGCCAATTCAATGTACCGGCCAACAGCAAGTTCCAGCTCAAGGTCGCCGTCGACACCGCCTACCTGTGTGAATACCGCGGCTGA
- a CDS encoding sensor histidine kinase, with the protein MYASLKSFITWPPSRENARRFTLLLCICSALGCLLTYLFAHTVPLGLLALNVAAMTCVWIHHRLSRKSIKFQPHELANRLLEVQENERHRLSRELHDDIGQLLTAAKLQSEWLKRRIPEELQGQCTILCETLDETLNKVRDVSAILNPRQLTSLGLEASLRAHLLKTLANTPVKWSLDCQQRMAGIPEEMTVAVFRITQEAVTNILRHAQAKNLLVRLQRLPEGLMLLISDDGQGFVPAAHPAREGQRGMAGMSERAEQLGGTLKVISEAGKGTHIEARFPWAPRALERASKNKVLH; encoded by the coding sequence ATGTACGCCAGCCTCAAGTCATTCATCACCTGGCCTCCCTCCCGAGAAAATGCCCGCCGCTTCACATTATTACTGTGCATCTGCTCGGCCCTCGGCTGCCTATTGACTTACCTGTTTGCCCACACGGTGCCGCTGGGCCTGCTGGCACTGAATGTCGCGGCCATGACCTGTGTCTGGATCCACCATCGATTGTCGCGCAAATCCATCAAGTTCCAGCCTCACGAACTGGCCAACCGGTTGCTTGAGGTCCAGGAGAACGAGCGCCACCGGCTCAGCCGCGAATTGCACGACGACATCGGCCAGTTGCTGACCGCGGCGAAACTGCAAAGCGAATGGCTCAAGCGCCGGATACCGGAAGAATTGCAGGGGCAATGCACGATACTGTGCGAAACCCTCGACGAAACCCTCAACAAAGTCCGCGATGTGTCGGCGATCCTCAACCCGAGGCAATTGACCAGCCTGGGCCTGGAAGCCAGCCTGCGTGCGCACCTGCTCAAGACTCTGGCCAACACCCCGGTGAAATGGAGCCTCGATTGCCAACAGCGCATGGCGGGCATTCCCGAGGAAATGACCGTCGCGGTCTTTCGAATCACCCAGGAAGCGGTCACCAATATCTTGCGTCATGCCCAGGCGAAGAATCTGCTGGTGCGCCTGCAGCGCCTGCCCGAAGGCCTGATGCTGCTGATCAGCGACGATGGCCAGGGGTTTGTTCCCGCCGCCCACCCCGCTCGCGAAGGGCAACGCGGCATGGCCGGCATGTCGGAGCGGGCTGAGCAACTGGGCGGCACCCTCAAGGTCATCAGCGAAGCCGGTAAAGGCACGCACATCGAAGCACGCTTTCCCTGGGCGCCCCGAGCCCTGGAACGAGCCAGTAAGAATAAGGTTCTCCATTGA
- the yegS gene encoding lipid kinase YegS gives MSKGKALMILHGKQALNDEVRAAVMLKREQGWDLAVRLTWEAGDARRCVEEALDAGYTQLIAGGGDGSLRDIAEAIVHQSSDASLVLLPLGTANDFARAAGIPLEPAQALDLLDIAPQAVDVGEVGGQIFLNMATGGFGSQVTANTSEDLKKVLGGAAYLFTGLSRFSELSAAYGELQGPGFQWQGDLLALGIGNGRQAGGGHVLCPQALVDDGLLDISILPAPQEVVSTLKDLLAGGLGIDNMFVRARLPWVEIKVAQGLDINLDGEPLQVDSLRFTVRPKALRVHLPHDSPLLGASARLNRPG, from the coding sequence ATGAGCAAAGGCAAGGCGCTGATGATTTTGCATGGCAAGCAAGCCCTCAACGACGAGGTTCGCGCCGCAGTGATGCTCAAGCGTGAGCAGGGCTGGGACCTGGCGGTACGGTTGACCTGGGAGGCAGGCGATGCCCGGCGATGTGTCGAAGAAGCACTGGATGCCGGCTACACGCAATTGATCGCCGGTGGCGGTGACGGCTCCTTGCGTGATATCGCCGAAGCTATCGTCCACCAGTCGAGCGACGCCAGTCTGGTACTGTTGCCGCTGGGCACTGCCAATGACTTTGCCCGGGCGGCCGGTATCCCGCTGGAGCCGGCCCAGGCACTGGACTTGCTGGACATTGCACCACAGGCTGTTGATGTGGGTGAAGTCGGCGGCCAGATTTTCCTGAACATGGCCACGGGCGGTTTTGGCAGCCAGGTGACGGCGAACACCTCCGAGGACTTGAAGAAGGTCCTCGGAGGCGCCGCTTACCTGTTCACCGGCTTATCGCGCTTCAGTGAGCTGAGTGCGGCCTACGGCGAATTGCAGGGGCCTGGCTTTCAGTGGCAGGGCGATTTGCTGGCGCTTGGCATCGGTAACGGCCGACAGGCCGGGGGTGGTCATGTGCTGTGCCCGCAGGCGCTGGTCGATGACGGATTGCTGGACATCAGCATCCTGCCAGCGCCGCAGGAAGTGGTCAGCACGCTCAAAGACCTGTTGGCTGGAGGTTTGGGTATCGACAATATGTTTGTGCGCGCGCGCTTGCCCTGGGTGGAAATCAAAGTCGCCCAGGGCCTGGATATCAATCTTGATGGCGAACCGTTGCAGGTCGACAGTCTGCGTTTCACTGTGCGGCCAAAGGCATTGCGGGTGCACCTGCCGCACGATTCGCCGCTGCTTGGCGCTTCGGCGAGGCTCAATCGTCCAGGCTGA
- the moaB gene encoding molybdenum cofactor biosynthesis protein B yields the protein MKAKADVPFVPLNIAVLTVSDTRTLETDTSGQVFVDRLTAAGHNLAARVLLKDDLYKIRAQVATWIAEDVVQVVLITGGTGFTGRDSTPEAVACLLDKQVDGFGELFRQISVADIGTSTVQSRALAGLANGTLVCCLPGSTNAVRTGWDGILAEQLDARHRPCNFVPHLKQAAACESRG from the coding sequence ATGAAAGCCAAGGCTGATGTACCTTTCGTGCCGCTCAATATTGCGGTGCTGACTGTCAGTGATACCCGTACCCTGGAAACCGACACCTCTGGGCAGGTTTTTGTCGACCGGCTCACTGCGGCCGGCCATAACCTGGCGGCGCGGGTCCTGCTCAAAGATGATTTGTACAAGATTCGGGCACAGGTCGCGACCTGGATTGCCGAAGACGTGGTGCAAGTGGTGTTGATCACCGGTGGCACAGGATTTACTGGTCGCGACAGTACCCCGGAAGCCGTCGCATGCCTGCTGGACAAGCAGGTTGACGGTTTTGGTGAGTTGTTCCGGCAGATTTCCGTGGCGGACATCGGCACTTCCACGGTCCAGTCCCGGGCGTTGGCCGGCTTGGCCAACGGCACGCTGGTTTGCTGCCTGCCAGGTTCCACCAATGCGGTGCGCACCGGGTGGGATGGGATCCTCGCCGAACAACTGGACGCGCGGCATCGTCCATGTAACTTCGTGCCCCATTTGAAACAAGCCGCTGCTTGTGAATCCCGTGGGTAA
- a CDS encoding exonuclease domain-containing protein has protein sequence MPHWLVIDLEATTDEGGWPVTEMEIIEIGASLVNRDGREVDHFQRFVRPLRRPLLTSFCRELTHITQANIDGAAPLTEVWPVFERWLAPYHSNLESWVSWGDYDRKQLLQEWQHQQLHSVLGQIPHMNLKQRFAKARRLERPLGLNGALQLAGLQFCGQQHRALEDARNTARLLPLVLPG, from the coding sequence ATGCCTCACTGGCTGGTGATTGATCTGGAGGCCACTACCGATGAAGGTGGTTGGCCAGTAACCGAAATGGAAATTATCGAAATCGGCGCCTCGCTGGTGAACCGCGACGGTCGCGAGGTGGATCATTTCCAGCGTTTCGTGCGGCCCTTGAGGCGACCACTGCTTACATCTTTCTGTCGCGAGTTGACCCACATCACCCAGGCCAACATCGACGGTGCCGCGCCCCTGACCGAAGTCTGGCCCGTGTTCGAGCGCTGGTTGGCGCCGTATCACTCAAACCTGGAAAGCTGGGTCAGTTGGGGCGACTACGACCGCAAGCAATTGCTTCAGGAATGGCAACATCAGCAGTTACACAGTGTCCTTGGCCAAATACCGCACATGAACCTCAAACAGCGTTTCGCCAAGGCCCGTCGCCTGGAACGACCGCTGGGTCTCAATGGCGCGCTGCAACTGGCCGGGTTGCAATTTTGTGGTCAGCAGCACCGAGCCCTGGAGGATGCGCGCAATACGGCGCGGTTGCTGCCCTTGGTGCTTCCAGGGTGA
- a CDS encoding chemotaxis protein CheV, with protein MAGILDTVDQRTQLVGENRLEILMFRLAGRQLFAINVFKVQEVLQLPKLTLMPQRHPFVCGVVNLRGQTLPVIDLSQAIGMRPLVPGANSTIIVTEYNRSVQAFLVGGVDRIVNMNWEAILPPPTSAGREHYLTAISKVDDQLVEIIDVEKVLAEIVPYNAKVSRDKLEDPVLERARGREVLLVDDSNVALSQLRDTLGQLGVKMHIASDGLKALNMLKAWADTGEVMTDKLLMIFTDAEMPEMDGYRLTTEIRNDPRLRGLYVVLHTSLSGSFNDSMVKKVGCDNFLSKFQPDKLVDVVRQRLMLD; from the coding sequence ATGGCCGGCATTCTCGATACAGTAGATCAGCGAACCCAACTGGTGGGTGAGAATCGCCTGGAAATTCTCATGTTTCGCCTGGCGGGGCGACAGTTGTTCGCCATTAACGTATTCAAGGTCCAGGAAGTGCTGCAACTGCCGAAACTGACGTTGATGCCACAGCGCCACCCATTTGTATGTGGCGTGGTCAATCTGCGGGGCCAGACGCTGCCGGTGATCGATCTGTCCCAGGCCATCGGCATGCGTCCGCTGGTGCCGGGGGCCAACAGCACCATCATCGTCACCGAATACAACCGTTCGGTTCAGGCATTCCTGGTGGGTGGTGTGGACCGCATTGTCAACATGAACTGGGAAGCCATCCTGCCGCCTCCGACCAGCGCCGGTCGCGAGCACTACCTGACCGCCATCAGCAAGGTGGACGATCAGTTGGTGGAAATCATCGACGTGGAAAAAGTCCTGGCCGAAATCGTGCCATATAACGCCAAGGTCTCCCGGGACAAGCTCGAAGACCCGGTGCTGGAGCGTGCCCGCGGGCGTGAAGTGCTGCTGGTGGACGACTCCAACGTTGCGCTCTCCCAACTGCGCGACACCCTGGGGCAATTGGGTGTGAAAATGCACATCGCCAGTGATGGTTTGAAAGCCCTGAACATGCTCAAGGCCTGGGCCGATACCGGCGAGGTGATGACCGACAAACTGTTGATGATCTTCACCGACGCGGAAATGCCCGAAATGGACGGCTACCGCCTGACCACCGAAATTCGCAACGACCCGCGTCTGCGTGGGCTCTATGTGGTACTGCACACCTCGCTGTCGGGCAGCTTCAACGATTCGATGGTCAAAAAGGTCGGTTGCGACAATTTCCTCTCCAAATTCCAACCGGACAAACTGGTCGATGTGGTACGTCAGCGGTTGATGCTCGACTGA
- the mobA gene encoding molybdenum cofactor guanylyltransferase MobA, protein MTTNTPLPSCSILLLAGGRGQRMGGQDKGLLEWQGEPLIAHLHRQTRALSDDLIISCNRNLERYALYADQLVHDDEGDFPGPLAGIRAGLKAARHPYLLVLPCDVPQIDSSLLDSMRETASRHPDRPLMVRHGEHWEPLLCVIPRALAGAFEQAWSEGERSPGRIMRTLHAVALPCPANDPRLANLNTPELLAQHNGVSD, encoded by the coding sequence ATGACCACGAACACTCCTCTGCCATCATGTTCCATTCTGCTATTGGCGGGTGGGCGCGGGCAACGCATGGGCGGGCAAGACAAGGGCCTGCTGGAATGGCAGGGCGAACCACTGATTGCCCATCTCCATCGCCAGACCCGGGCGCTGAGCGATGACTTGATCATCTCTTGCAACCGCAATCTGGAACGCTATGCGTTGTATGCCGATCAATTGGTACATGACGACGAAGGCGATTTTCCCGGCCCGCTGGCAGGTATCCGCGCCGGCCTCAAGGCGGCAAGGCATCCGTATCTGCTGGTGCTGCCATGCGACGTTCCACAAATCGACTCAAGCCTGCTCGACAGCATGCGCGAAACAGCCAGCCGGCATCCCGACCGACCGCTCATGGTGCGTCACGGCGAGCATTGGGAACCGCTGCTGTGCGTCATTCCGCGGGCGCTGGCAGGTGCCTTCGAACAGGCCTGGAGCGAAGGCGAACGAAGCCCCGGCCGCATCATGCGCACGCTCCACGCCGTTGCGTTGCCATGCCCCGCCAACGATCCTCGGCTGGCGAATCTGAATACCCCGGAATTACTGGCCCAACACAATGGCGTGTCAGATTGA
- a CDS encoding response regulator transcription factor — translation MICNLLLVDDHSLIRAGVRALVMDLPGYAVIGEANDGTRLLELVERLNPDIVLLDISMKNTNGLDALRQLKQVRPHSKVLILSMHTDPALIMQALESGAHGYLLKDTTPTELEHALEALRNNERYLSPAIAHTVINQALTRVQKHLPDPAQTHNLTARQLEILRLIVRGKSTREIANGLSLSIKTVETHRAQIMKRLQIHDVAGLVLFAVREQIISLDD, via the coding sequence TTGATTTGTAATCTGCTCCTGGTAGACGACCACTCGCTGATCAGGGCCGGCGTGCGCGCCCTGGTCATGGATCTTCCCGGCTACGCCGTCATCGGCGAAGCCAATGACGGCACGCGATTACTGGAGCTGGTAGAGCGACTGAACCCCGATATCGTGCTGCTGGACATTTCCATGAAAAACACCAACGGCCTGGACGCCTTGCGGCAACTCAAGCAGGTGCGTCCTCACAGCAAAGTGTTGATCCTGTCGATGCACACCGATCCGGCGTTGATCATGCAGGCCCTCGAATCCGGAGCCCATGGCTACCTGCTCAAGGACACCACGCCCACCGAGCTGGAGCACGCCCTGGAGGCATTGCGCAACAACGAACGCTACCTGAGCCCGGCCATCGCCCACACCGTGATCAACCAGGCGCTGACCCGCGTCCAAAAGCACCTGCCCGACCCTGCCCAGACCCACAACCTGACTGCACGTCAACTGGAAATACTGCGCCTGATCGTACGCGGCAAGTCCACCCGGGAAATTGCCAACGGCCTGAGCCTGAGCATCAAGACCGTGGAAACCCACCGGGCACAAATCATGAAGCGGCTACAAATCCATGACGTGGCCGGGCTCGTGCTGTTCGCCGTGCGCGAACAGATCATCAGCCTGGACGATTGA
- a CDS encoding YgdI/YgdR family lipoprotein, producing the protein MTQRTLATFMLALGLATLAGCASPTVITLNDGREIQAVDTPKYDEESGFYEFEQLDGKHTRVNKDQVRTVKDL; encoded by the coding sequence ATGACTCAACGGACCCTCGCCACTTTCATGCTCGCACTGGGCCTTGCCACTCTCGCCGGTTGCGCATCGCCAACAGTGATCACCTTGAATGACGGTCGCGAAATCCAGGCCGTCGACACGCCCAAGTACGACGAAGAAAGCGGCTTCTACGAATTCGAGCAACTGGACGGCAAACACACTCGCGTGAACAAGGATCAGGTTCGTACCGTTAAAGACCTGTAA
- the glp gene encoding gephyrin-like molybdotransferase Glp, with the protein MAVEVALERLLEMAAATPIVQRERLPLAAAQGRVLAEDLVSTLDLPPWPNSAMDGYALRLADWDAEPLVVSQRIFAGQAPQPLAFGTCARIFTGAPVPPGADCVQMQENAVVESDQRVRFTEPMVSGQNIRPQGQEATVGEQVLPAGTRLGPIELGLAASLGCASLEVVRKVRVAVLSTGDELVEPGQALGPGQIYNSNRVLLCGWLQRLGCEVVDAGILPDDLPATRERLAKLLDVDLILSTGGVSVGEADFLGIALREEGELALWKLAIKPGKPLTFGHFRGVPVIGLPGNPASTLVTFALLARPYLLRRQGVQSVAPLKFTVPAGFAWPKAGGRREYLRGRMENGRAIIYRNQSSGVLRSAAWAEGLVEVIEGQTLVEGDQVGFIPLSEVLG; encoded by the coding sequence ATGGCCGTCGAGGTCGCGTTGGAGCGATTGCTCGAAATGGCGGCGGCCACGCCGATTGTCCAGCGCGAACGCCTACCCTTGGCCGCCGCACAAGGACGGGTGCTCGCCGAGGATTTGGTGTCGACCCTTGATTTGCCGCCATGGCCCAACAGCGCCATGGATGGCTATGCCTTGCGGCTGGCTGACTGGGACGCAGAACCCTTGGTGGTCAGCCAGCGAATTTTTGCCGGGCAGGCACCACAGCCATTGGCCTTTGGAACCTGCGCACGGATCTTCACGGGAGCACCTGTCCCGCCCGGCGCCGATTGCGTGCAGATGCAAGAAAACGCTGTGGTTGAAAGTGATCAGCGGGTACGGTTTACCGAACCCATGGTCAGCGGGCAGAACATTCGCCCTCAAGGACAGGAAGCAACCGTTGGCGAGCAGGTCCTGCCTGCGGGTACTCGTCTGGGGCCAATCGAGCTGGGGCTGGCGGCCTCCTTGGGCTGCGCGTCGCTGGAAGTGGTGCGCAAGGTACGCGTTGCCGTCCTGTCCACCGGCGACGAGTTGGTCGAGCCGGGGCAAGCACTGGGCCCGGGCCAGATCTATAACAGCAACCGCGTGCTGCTCTGTGGCTGGCTACAGCGCCTGGGCTGTGAAGTTGTGGATGCGGGTATCCTGCCTGACGACTTGCCGGCTACTCGCGAACGCCTGGCGAAGTTATTGGATGTCGACTTGATCCTGTCCACGGGCGGCGTATCGGTGGGGGAGGCGGACTTTCTAGGCATCGCATTGCGCGAGGAGGGAGAGTTGGCGCTTTGGAAGCTCGCCATCAAGCCCGGGAAACCGCTGACCTTCGGGCATTTCCGTGGCGTGCCGGTGATAGGCCTGCCTGGAAACCCCGCTTCGACACTGGTGACATTCGCATTGCTGGCAAGGCCCTACCTGCTGCGACGCCAGGGCGTCCAGTCGGTGGCGCCGCTCAAGTTCACTGTGCCGGCCGGGTTTGCCTGGCCGAAGGCAGGCGGGCGACGAGAATACTTGCGAGGTCGCATGGAGAATGGTCGTGCGATCATCTACCGCAATCAAAGCTCCGGTGTCCTGCGTAGCGCAGCCTGGGCTGAAGGGCTGGTCGAGGTGATCGAGGGGCAAACACTGGTCGAAGGTGACCAAGTAGGTTTTATCCCCTTGAGCGAAGTCCTGGGTTAA
- a CDS encoding MOSC domain-containing protein produces the protein MLRLSALYRYPLKSGKGQALQGIGLDKLGLDGDRRWMLVDEGTGRFLTQRAVAKMSQLSALWNEAGGLTLSAPGHGTIDVPLPPAVEEQRRGVIIWRDTLRVPDAGDEAAAWVSEFIGNPTRLVHVPVELARTTAAGYGKDDDKVAFADGFPLLLIGQSSLQDLSSRVGRSLEMLRFRPNLVVEGSEAFAEDGWKRIRIGDVEFRLVKPCSRCIMTTVDPQTGERDPNREPFATLQQYRSTPDGAMFGQNLVNDSNGRLEVGMPVEVLE, from the coding sequence ATGTTGCGGCTGAGTGCGCTGTATCGCTATCCGTTGAAGTCCGGCAAGGGCCAGGCCCTGCAAGGGATTGGCCTGGATAAGCTCGGGTTGGACGGTGACCGGCGCTGGATGCTGGTGGATGAGGGCACCGGTCGCTTCCTGACCCAGCGCGCCGTGGCGAAGATGAGCCAGCTCTCGGCATTGTGGAACGAAGCGGGCGGCCTGACGCTCAGCGCCCCAGGCCACGGTACCATCGACGTGCCGCTACCGCCGGCCGTTGAAGAACAGCGGCGCGGGGTGATCATCTGGCGCGACACCTTGCGCGTGCCGGATGCCGGTGACGAGGCGGCTGCCTGGGTCAGCGAATTCATCGGCAACCCCACCCGCTTGGTGCATGTGCCGGTCGAGCTGGCGCGCACCACCGCCGCCGGTTATGGCAAGGATGACGACAAGGTCGCCTTCGCCGATGGTTTTCCATTGCTGCTGATCGGCCAGTCCTCTTTGCAGGACCTGTCCAGTCGAGTAGGGCGCTCGCTGGAAATGCTGCGCTTTCGTCCCAACCTGGTGGTCGAAGGCAGCGAAGCATTTGCCGAGGACGGCTGGAAGCGCATTCGTATCGGCGATGTGGAGTTCCGGCTGGTCAAGCCCTGCTCGCGCTGCATCATGACCACGGTCGATCCGCAAACCGGCGAGCGTGATCCGAACCGCGAACCCTTCGCGACGCTGCAGCAGTATCGTTCGACACCGGACGGTGCGATGTTTGGCCAGAACCTGGTCAATGACAGCAATGGTCGACTTGAAGTCGGTATGCCGGTAGAAGTGCTCGAATAA